One Micromonospora craniellae genomic region harbors:
- a CDS encoding AEC family transporter, with product MRGVLTGFAVIATVIAIGYLVGRIGLLGPEGPAVLSRVSFFVATPALLFETVSRTDVSAVFSSALLVTLIGTTVVAALFAAVAMLWWRRPAPEATIGALAASYVNAGNIGIPIAVYVLGDAAFVAPVLMFQVAVMAPLAFAVLESAAARERRSVVRAAVRPLVNPITVACGLGVAVSVAGWSPPEPLMRPVELVAAMAVPAALLAYGLSLRGAPPPGSGDTAWDVRLAVVLKTLVHPAVAYLVARYGLGLSAPLVLACTVTAALPTAQNVFVYAVRYGRGVVLARDAILLSTVTAVPVLIAVALLAG from the coding sequence GTGCGGGGCGTACTCACGGGCTTTGCCGTCATCGCCACCGTCATCGCGATCGGCTACCTGGTGGGGCGCATCGGGCTGCTGGGGCCGGAGGGGCCCGCCGTGCTGTCCCGGGTCTCCTTCTTCGTCGCGACGCCCGCGCTGCTCTTCGAGACCGTCTCCCGCACCGACGTGTCCGCCGTCTTCTCGTCCGCCCTCCTCGTCACGCTGATCGGCACCACCGTCGTCGCGGCCCTCTTCGCGGCCGTCGCGATGCTCTGGTGGCGACGACCGGCGCCCGAGGCGACGATCGGCGCCCTCGCCGCCTCGTACGTCAACGCGGGCAACATCGGCATCCCGATCGCGGTCTACGTCCTCGGCGACGCCGCGTTCGTCGCGCCGGTGCTGATGTTCCAGGTGGCCGTGATGGCGCCGCTCGCGTTCGCGGTGCTGGAGTCGGCGGCGGCGCGGGAGCGCCGGTCGGTGGTCCGGGCGGCGGTCCGGCCGCTGGTGAACCCGATCACCGTCGCCTGCGGCCTGGGGGTGGCCGTGAGCGTCGCCGGCTGGTCGCCGCCCGAGCCGTTGATGCGACCGGTGGAGCTGGTCGCCGCGATGGCGGTGCCCGCCGCGCTGCTCGCCTACGGACTGTCCCTGCGCGGGGCCCCGCCGCCCGGCTCCGGTGACACCGCGTGGGACGTCCGGCTCGCGGTGGTGCTCAAGACGCTGGTCCACCCGGCGGTCGCCTACCTGGTGGCCCGCTACGGGCTCGGCCTGTCCGCACCGCTGGTGCTGGCCTGTACGGTCACCGCGGCCCTGCCCACGGCGCAGAACGTGTTCGTCTACGCCGTCCGCTACGGCCGGGGCGTGGTGCTGGCCCGTGACGCGATCCTCCTGTCGACCGTGACCGCCGTCCCGGTGCTGATCGCCGTGGCTCTGCTCGCCGGCTGA
- a CDS encoding discoidin domain-containing protein, protein MAVGRAAGVDLTSTTPNLAQGATTTASYTASGTSTGAAVDGFPTNAPIWGSTGSSNATDWYEVNLGQTRTVDDAWLYFRDDRAGNRYRAPASYQVQYWNGSTWVNAANQVKTPAAARANHNRVRFTPISTQRIRVQLTHASGFRTGLTELKLYARGGGPPPSGNLAGAATPSASYTSAWESVAALNDGIDPPSSNDTVNPRWGTWPNQGQQWAELTWPTVQTLGAAEVYFFDDNGGVRLPASWRLQYWTGTAYADVPGVGGYPIALHQYNRVTFPSVSTTRLRVVLESGAGSVGLLEIKATG, encoded by the coding sequence GTGGCTGTCGGTCGGGCAGCCGGCGTCGACCTGACCTCGACCACGCCGAACCTGGCCCAGGGCGCGACGACGACGGCGTCGTACACCGCCTCGGGCACCTCCACCGGCGCGGCGGTCGACGGGTTCCCCACCAACGCGCCGATCTGGGGGAGTACCGGGTCGTCGAACGCCACCGACTGGTACGAGGTGAACCTCGGTCAGACCCGGACCGTCGACGACGCCTGGCTGTACTTCCGGGACGACCGGGCCGGCAACCGTTACCGGGCACCGGCGTCCTATCAGGTCCAGTACTGGAACGGCAGCACCTGGGTCAACGCCGCGAACCAGGTGAAGACCCCGGCGGCGGCACGGGCCAACCACAACCGGGTCCGGTTCACCCCGATCAGCACCCAGCGGATCCGGGTCCAGCTCACCCACGCCTCCGGCTTCCGCACCGGTCTGACCGAGCTGAAGCTGTACGCCCGGGGCGGCGGTCCACCGCCGTCGGGCAACCTGGCCGGGGCGGCCACACCGTCGGCGTCGTACACCTCAGCCTGGGAGTCGGTGGCCGCGCTCAACGACGGCATCGATCCGCCGTCGTCGAACGACACGGTCAACCCGCGCTGGGGGACCTGGCCGAACCAGGGGCAGCAGTGGGCGGAGCTGACCTGGCCCACCGTGCAGACCCTCGGTGCGGCGGAGGTCTACTTCTTCGACGACAACGGGGGAGTGCGGCTGCCGGCGTCGTGGCGGTTGCAGTACTGGACCGGCACCGCGTACGCCGACGTGCCGGGAGTCGGCGGGTATCCGATCGCGCTCCACCAGTACAACCGGGTCACGTTCCCGTCGGTGAGCACGACCCGGTTGCGGGTGGTGCTGGAGAGCGGCGCCGGCTCGGTCGGACTGTTGGAGATAAAGGCGACCGGATGA
- a CDS encoding sugar ABC transporter permease, whose product MTSPVLSVTTPSTRLGTGARVGIGLVLLLPAFLALLWSYLLPTGLAISRSTTRDNLLGPPTDVGAEHYRQRFEQGVVGEYRMTLLVALVPLVLALVVAPLLALLADQAGRRSRLAARALLAVPVAGYAPVALILAWRLDRIEPGQALDRPYATLVELTAVGSAGLVVAVATTAFLATLRGRRRPADALPAAATVAGLLVLGIVAATLQSFVAPLLAASNRAPFPLTTIVVQSLARMDVGRGSADAVLLLAVLAVLGLAATTLLLVTRARIELADTPARYPITSAPAATAAPAWPASDASTPPHSTAALAWPASTPPDAATSGDSGPTSEGSGPARIGLAVAGLVAVGLMLWVAWPWLSRSFRFTSDLGPASTTGLPELLIWTWLPTLVTTIVTIGVAVAGGFAIGGLRPLGRFSELLLLPFAPWLFVGTGPLAIESYLRTRDLDQVNTFLGVMPPGWVSIPALFLFTLLFRGLEPGWRAGGGFGGTMLAPAAPMVLLAGLVTWLVSSGQLLWPWIVGQTPGTRTAPVEAMAQGTTGRISADELALGAVLPLPLLLLFLVALVALQMRYLDRLAIRVGRAPERAEHP is encoded by the coding sequence ATGACCAGCCCGGTACTCTCCGTGACGACACCATCCACCCGACTGGGCACCGGCGCCCGCGTCGGCATCGGGCTCGTGCTGCTGCTTCCCGCCTTCCTCGCCCTGCTCTGGTCCTATCTGCTGCCCACCGGGCTGGCGATCTCGCGGTCGACGACCCGGGACAACCTGCTCGGCCCGCCGACCGACGTCGGTGCCGAGCACTACCGACAGCGCTTCGAGCAGGGCGTCGTCGGCGAGTACCGGATGACGCTGCTGGTGGCGCTCGTGCCGCTCGTGCTGGCCCTGGTGGTCGCCCCGCTGCTGGCCCTGCTCGCCGACCAGGCCGGGCGGCGGTCCCGGCTGGCGGCCCGCGCCCTGCTGGCCGTGCCGGTCGCCGGGTACGCCCCGGTGGCGCTGATCCTCGCCTGGCGCCTCGACCGCATCGAACCCGGACAGGCCCTGGACCGCCCGTACGCGACGCTCGTGGAGCTGACCGCGGTCGGCAGCGCCGGGCTGGTCGTCGCCGTCGCCACCACCGCTTTCCTCGCCACGCTGCGCGGCCGTCGCCGCCCGGCCGACGCGCTGCCCGCGGCGGCGACCGTGGCCGGCCTGCTGGTGCTCGGCATCGTCGCGGCCACGTTGCAGAGCTTCGTCGCACCGCTGCTGGCCGCCAGCAACCGCGCCCCGTTCCCGCTGACGACCATCGTCGTGCAGTCCCTGGCCCGGATGGACGTCGGCCGTGGTTCCGCCGACGCGGTGCTGCTGCTCGCCGTCCTGGCCGTGCTGGGCCTGGCCGCGACGACGCTGCTGCTGGTCACCCGCGCCCGGATCGAGCTCGCCGACACCCCGGCCCGCTACCCCATCACGTCCGCGCCGGCAGCGACCGCCGCACCGGCCTGGCCCGCGTCCGACGCCAGCACCCCGCCGCACAGCACCGCCGCCCTGGCCTGGCCGGCGTCCACCCCGCCGGACGCCGCGACCAGCGGGGACAGTGGCCCGACGAGCGAGGGCAGCGGCCCGGCCCGGATCGGGCTGGCCGTGGCGGGTCTGGTCGCCGTCGGCCTGATGCTGTGGGTAGCGTGGCCGTGGCTGAGTCGCAGCTTCCGGTTCACCAGCGACCTCGGCCCGGCGTCGACCACCGGTCTGCCCGAGTTGCTCATCTGGACCTGGCTGCCGACCCTGGTGACGACGATCGTCACGATCGGTGTCGCCGTGGCCGGCGGCTTCGCCATCGGCGGGCTGCGCCCGCTGGGCCGGTTCAGCGAGCTGCTCCTGCTGCCGTTCGCGCCGTGGCTGTTCGTCGGCACCGGGCCGCTCGCCATCGAGTCCTACCTGCGGACCCGCGACCTCGACCAGGTCAACACCTTCCTGGGGGTGATGCCGCCCGGCTGGGTCAGCATCCCGGCGCTGTTCCTCTTCACGCTGCTGTTCCGTGGGTTGGAGCCCGGCTGGCGGGCCGGCGGCGGGTTCGGCGGCACCATGCTCGCCCCGGCCGCACCGATGGTGCTGCTGGCCGGGCTGGTGACCTGGCTGGTCAGCTCCGGCCAACTGCTGTGGCCGTGGATCGTGGGACAGACCCCGGGCACCCGGACGGCGCCGGTCGAGGCGATGGCGCAGGGCACCACCGGCCGGATCAGCGCCGACGAACTGGCCCTCGGCGCGGTGCTCCCGCTGCCGTTGCTGCTGCTGTTCCTGGTCGCGCTGGTCGCGCTCCAGATGCGCTATCTCGACCGGCTGGCGATCCGGGTCGGTCGGGCACCGGAGCGCGCGGAGCACCCCTGA
- a CDS encoding FAD-dependent oxidoreductase, which yields MRVRVVGAGVVGLTCALRLAQAGHRVDVIAAGTGEQTTSSVAAALWYPYRAHPRTRVTGWSATTYRVLCGLADDPATGVRLRLGRELFRRPTAEPWWRTAVPTLDRVRGDRLPPGYVDGYELTVPVVDMARHLPWLRDRSVRAGVEIRPGRVTALSDAFTDGVHAVVNCTGLAARELTGDSSLTPVRGQVVVVTQVGLDEWLLDQTDPGRLRYVVPRTDTVLLGGTAEEGDEDRHARPETAEEIVARCTALVPALGAARVLAHRVGLRPARPSVRLETERTAHGPVVHCYGHGGAGVTLSYGCAAEVAELVAALG from the coding sequence ATGAGGGTCAGGGTCGTCGGTGCCGGTGTGGTGGGCCTGACCTGTGCCCTCCGCCTCGCGCAGGCGGGACACCGGGTCGACGTGATCGCCGCCGGGACGGGTGAGCAGACCACGTCGTCGGTCGCCGCGGCGCTCTGGTACCCCTACCGCGCCCATCCCCGGACCCGGGTGACCGGCTGGTCGGCCACCACCTACCGGGTGCTGTGCGGGCTGGCCGACGACCCGGCGACCGGCGTGCGGCTGCGCCTCGGGCGGGAGCTGTTCCGCCGACCCACCGCCGAGCCGTGGTGGCGGACCGCGGTGCCCACGCTGGACCGGGTCCGCGGCGACCGGCTGCCGCCCGGATACGTCGACGGGTACGAACTGACCGTGCCGGTGGTGGACATGGCACGGCACCTACCCTGGCTGCGGGACCGGTCGGTGCGCGCGGGCGTCGAGATCCGGCCCGGACGGGTGACCGCCCTTTCCGACGCCTTCACCGACGGCGTGCACGCCGTGGTCAACTGCACCGGCCTGGCGGCGCGGGAGCTGACCGGCGACAGCTCCCTCACCCCGGTACGCGGACAGGTCGTGGTGGTCACGCAGGTCGGCCTCGACGAGTGGCTGCTCGACCAGACCGACCCGGGGCGGCTGCGCTATGTCGTACCCCGGACGGACACGGTGCTGCTCGGCGGCACCGCCGAGGAGGGCGACGAGGACCGGCACGCCCGACCGGAGACGGCGGAAGAGATCGTGGCCCGCTGCACGGCGCTCGTCCCCGCGCTCGGCGCGGCCCGCGTCCTCGCGCACCGGGTGGGGCTGCGTCCCGCCCGACCGAGCGTCCGGCTGGAGACCGAACGGACCGCGCACGGCCCGGTGGTGCACTGCTACGGCCACGGCGGCGCCGGGGTGACGCTCTCCTACGGCTGCGCCGCCGAGGTCGCCGAGTTGGTGGCGGCGCTCGGCTGA
- a CDS encoding DUF1772 domain-containing protein, producing the protein MTTPRRCGSLRADGALSCARRRGPSPTRVGNTAPGTSPGDPDRACGRQTARAAKPSDYFPPLGASVILGSLAATVLTWRDRRLRWWVAAATAVFVACEFLFLAVFFWPRNEIMFVDPVGTHSPEYLRQVAAEFVAGHWVRLAGGAVTAALAFTALLRFVRDTARATGDQAVRAVS; encoded by the coding sequence GTGACGACACCTCGTCGGTGCGGGTCGCTCCGCGCCGACGGGGCGTTGTCGTGCGCGCGTCGACGTGGACCGTCGCCGACGCGCGTCGGGAACACCGCACCGGGTACGTCCCCGGGCGACCCGGACCGCGCCTGCGGGCGGCAGACGGCCCGGGCCGCCAAACCCAGCGACTACTTCCCGCCGCTGGGCGCCTCGGTGATCCTCGGCAGTCTCGCCGCCACGGTACTCACCTGGCGCGACCGGCGGCTGCGCTGGTGGGTCGCGGCCGCGACGGCGGTCTTCGTGGCCTGCGAGTTCCTTTTCTTGGCGGTCTTCTTCTGGCCGCGTAACGAGATCATGTTCGTGGACCCGGTGGGCACCCACTCCCCGGAGTACCTGCGTCAGGTCGCCGCCGAGTTCGTCGCCGGGCACTGGGTACGCCTCGCTGGCGGCGCGGTCACGGCGGCGCTGGCCTTCACCGCGCTGCTGCGCTTCGTCCGCGACACGGCCCGCGCGACCGGTGACCAAGCGGTGCGGGCCGTGTCCTGA